In the genome of Delphinus delphis chromosome 15, mDelDel1.2, whole genome shotgun sequence, one region contains:
- the LOC132438761 gene encoding large ribosomal subunit protein uL11, with product MPPKFDPNEIKVVYLRCTGGEVGATSALAPKIGPLGLSPKKVGDDIAKATGDWKGLRITVKLTIQNRQAQIEVVPSASALIIKALKEPPRDRKKQKNIKHSGNITFDEIVSIARQMRHRSLARELSGTIKEILGTAQSVGCNVDGRHPHDIIDDINSGAVECPAS from the coding sequence ATGCCGCCTAAGTTCGACCCCAACGAGATCAAAGTCGTGTACCTGAGGTGCACCGGTGGGGAAGTCGGTGCCACGTCTGCCCTGGCCCCCAAGATCGGCCCCCTGGGTCTGTCTCCAAAAAAAGTTGGTGATGACATCGCCAAGGCAACTGGTGATTGGAAGGGTCTGAGGATTACAGTGAAACTGACCATTCAGAACCGACAGGCCCAGATTGAGGTGGTACCTTCTGCCTCTGCCCTGATCATCAAAGCCCTCAAGGAACCGCCAAGAGACcgaaagaagcagaaaaacattAAGCACAGTGGAAACATCACTTTTGATGAGATTGTCAGCATTGCCCGGCAGATGCGGCATCGATCTTTAGCTAGAGAACTCTCTGGAACCATTAAAGAGATCCTGGGGACCGCCCAGTCTGTGGGCTGCAATGTTGATGGCCGCCACCCTCACGACATCATAGATGACATCAACAGTGGTGCAGTGGAATGTCCAGCTAGTTAA